The genomic region AGTAAAGGGTTATAaattgcaaaagacttgtaccgCTGTCCAAGATGCACAGCATCTTGCAAAACTATCACATTACACACCTGTTCAGATGCAAGATTAGGAGTAAAGGTGCCAATGTTGTGGCTACATTTTATTCCTGTGAACACTGTTTACACAGTTAAATCACAAAGATTTATTAGGAAATTCTTGTAAATTGGGCTGGAATAGCAAAAGAGGGACTGTTGCTATGTGAGTAGGTTTAGCATGccagaaaataagaaaaaattaaagatATTCGGCATTGTCACCAACTTCCGATCATATATTTTAGCAGCGTATACTCAGTATAAGCTACGCTCTTTGAGAGGAACTAAATACTAATCTTAGTAAATTTGAGAGCTGTTCCTCCACCAAAGCAGTTCATGTACAAAAGAATACATTCAACTCTGGCATTTTTTTTGTAGCGGCAAAAAAGCCACATGACAGAAAGCACAGTTTTGTAAGATTTTTTTAGCACTACAAACTGGTTTAGTGCTGCTTTTCAGCACCGCTCCAATGTAGTAGACATTGCAGCATTTGTACATGCTCTATTCGCCTTACTGTGATGTTACATAAGCTGCCTGGCTAAAAGAAAAGATAACGGGAATTATCTGGTACATGAAAATTGATAAAATTGATGCTCAGTAGACATTAAGGCGTTCTCTGTGTCAACTTTCTTGACTAGCACAAGAATTTCTTATATGAATACATATAAAATATAAAGGTGCTGTTCTGGTGTTGCTAAACTTTCAAGAAATTGTGTAGCAGTTCACTACCGATGCGGCAGGCACTGTTAGCAAACAGTACAACACTGATAACTAGGAGTGTGTGAATTTGAAGTTTTCAGTTATGCATCGAATATGAATGAGACAACTGCCTTCGAATATCAAATATATATTTGTCATTAAGAGGTAGCAAAACATCAAGTAACAATAGCTTTTCTTACTCTTTTAAAATAAATTAATGAAACTGCATTTCACTAGGTAGCAGCATGCTGAAGAGACTTCTGGTAATGCACTCATTACAAATTATCACGTTGAAAACCTAACTGCTCGAGATGTTCTGAAAGTAAGCACTCACTCTCCACACATTGTTAGAACACATCCGTAAGTGGGAAAGATTCTCTCACTTAGCATTGAGGTAGCAGGGCACACTGTAACGCTTGCACAGAATCCAAGGGTGCAGTTAATCTTTATGCGACAAATTGTGATAGTGATATGCGCTGACCATCAGGCATAGAATGATCTGCTACGATAGTGAATACATTAGCCTTTTCAGAGCCTCGGTCGGAAATTCATtacagttgcgttttcactgttgtAGGTGTGAAATGGGTACATTAGCGATGTTTTACTGTAAAAATAACAATGCATAGCACTTGTCATTTGTTGCTTGTTTGAATATTTGAATTTGTGCAAATCATTGCCTCTTTAACTGCCGGTTTGATCATGGCTGCATATCCAGGGAAATCAGAATATGCATTTTTCGAATCGAATGTGATTTGAATAAGGAGAATACTTGCGCACCCTTACTGATAACTGAATTTCATTCTCATTATAGCTGCAACAAGCAGTTGCAAATGGCTTTGATGACCTGGAGGGACTGTCAGATGACGATGATGAAGACCTTTCTGATGACCAGTGAGTTGTCTTGGCTTTTCTTCTCAACCAACATTACCAACGACAGAGAAACAAGATTTACATTTGTTTGATGTGATAGAAAGTTGATGGAAATGTTACTATTCTTTTTTTGAGCCAAGTGAAGAACTCGAGATTGCACATGCATTGGACAGTGTTGTATTCAGTTTTGGCTTTGCATCTGCTCTTGCATCCCCAGGGGGCACATTTATTCATTGATATAAATCATGTACCTAGTCTGCTTGTTATGTGTTGTGGTCTTAGTGGGCACACTTCACGGCATTGTTTTTGTAATGCTCACTATGGTTTTCTCAGTGCACCTTGTGCAGCTACGGCTTGTTCGTGCCCCTTGTTGTAATGTTTCTCGTGATCTCATTAGTACACATGTAGATTGAAAGTATTAGCTTCTGTTTGTTTACCAGTGTCCTGTATTTTCAGGTACTTCAAACCCCCTGGAGTTATTGGTTATGGTGCAACAACTTCTACTCCAAATCAGGACGGGCAGGTAAGTTCTTGACTTCGGCATATTTAATAGTATCTCATTTGCCAATTAATTGCAGTAGACCCTCATTAAATGGAACCCGAAGGGGTCGGGAAAGtatgttctgtttaacaggagtACAATTTACAGAGAAATAAACGGAGGAGCAGAATTCAACTACGAAACAAATCATATTAGAGGTAGTTGTTCTAattaagcagcaattccatttaagagatttctgtttactgagagtctactgtatgtgaGGGAAAATAAAGTTATGAAAGAAATGGTAACTGCCTAATCACGCCTTAAGCTCATGACAACAAATTATGCCAGGCACTACAGACACTAGCAGAAGATTTCGTGGTCAAATACATAATTTCTGTGGTTCAGCAGTGTATCATATTTGAACTTGTCTAATGCGCTACTTCCTTCATTCTGTGCCATTATGCTGTTTATCATAGCCAATGCAGCTGCTTGCAATGAACTTTCCCCCAGAACTACGCGAGGAAGCCTTTTTCCACGCCACACTATGGCGTGGCCGCCCACCAGAACGTGCCTGGAACTCACGTCCCCGAGTTCAACACGTATTCCGACAACTACACCAATGGCCTGGATCTTGGGAGTCCTATGCAGCAGGGCTACGGCATGGGTGACGGCTTGAATGGAGGAAGCAACGGCATGCACCAAAATCCTTCTGCACCCCTGAACGGTCAGCAGCCTACTCATTCCCACGGGACTGCCTTGACAAATCAGTCAGGTGAGCACAGTCCAGGTCTTAATGTGGCTAACTGCTGGCTTTTGTTGGCTAATGTTGTCTAGTGTTGTGTGTCAAGGCAGTTCTAGGTAAATAGAGGTAATTAAAAAAGTGCTAACACATTTCTCTCACATGTACTGCTAAACAACCACCGAATTTTTTGGCAGGGGTATTCAAGCCATTGATCGTGCTCACTTCCAGAAGGTTTGCGCCCTTCCATGAACCGCAGTTTCATTCATGAAGTGAAAATCGGCAGCAGAGTTTTTTGGGTGATcgcaaagtgacaaaaaaattatttgtgttgttacatacacatggtttattagtgagtaacagcaagattaaaaaaaaaaaaaactatacggcTGTTAAAAAATCATGTGTTGAAATAAATGTCTGCGTAGTTTacagacgtacaaaaataagtgcatgaaGTGGCGTTAGGTGGAAACACGGGGGGAGACAAGCCACTTTTGATCTAGTCAGCATCGTCTTGCTGCGCAcacttttgagatgtcgctcactCACCAACATCTGAGTCTTAACTCGCAAGTAACTCCTTGTACgacgggctgacatttactgaatcagaGCGGCGATTCGGAGGAATCGCCACTAGACTCACTTGCGCCAGAGAAACCAGCGCGCACTTCCATAGCACAAGCAAACTGTGCGGGTGACCGCACTGAATGTAGTTGTGAGCACATccaaaaagcaaaaacaagtccgaaacctataataatcattcgtcttatcgccaacgagatgGAAGTGGTTCTTGTGAGTCCCCGAAACAGGAAatgcaaccacagcggcatcgtttgtgtcagtcagcgcctgcacggaaacaggCGTAATCGGGTATCAGGGTCCAATAAACGAGGGAGTTACAAATCGGTCACATTTTGAAAGATTCTAAACcggaaagccatcagttttgcaaGCCCAACAAGCAGGAACTGgctgaacaacgaaaccgaagcTAGCCGGCACACTGCTGTagtaaagcatgaaaaaaaaaatggagagacttcggcgcaagaaaaaaattccacgtattctcACTGTGTGGCAGCACATGCTGAGCAAGAGGAATTATTGAAAAAGGTGCGCTTTAAACATAGAGGCAATGACATACATGTACGTCTTTGATCATCCTGTGGCTGTTAGCGGATGACGTACAACTCTTTGTCTTTGACGCTCAAAGGGTTAAAAGTGTTAATGTGACATACATGTATTAACAAGAACCAACTATTCTTAATTATTGTTCTTACTGTAGAGTACTTGACTTTACTCTCCGTTCGTGTTACGTGGCAGTTTTCTCGACACTACCATGTGCTCATTCCAGGCATAGGGAACGGCGAAAGCTGACAATGTATTGTCTTTTCCAGATGACTACGTTCAGCTCGAAGTGATGTACAAGGCACGAACGAGAGAAGTCGAACGACTCAAGTTTGAGCTGGAAAATGTGCGAGAGTCGTCTAGAGCGGAGATCACATCATTGCAGGACAAGGTGACTACCTTGCAAGGTCTGTGGCAACTTATGTGTTTCCTTTACATTCAAGAAATTTTAGTGATTGTGAATGTGCATCAATAACAGTACATGCAGGATGTGAAGGTGAAATGCACAGGAACACCTTTAATGGTCCTGTCTTTGCAACTCACTTGCATGAGCGTCTGAGCATTTATTGTATAGGCCCATGAAAGGGCCCGAACCTTGTCAAGATCAATTAAAAAGAAGTGTCGCCCTTACACGAGTTTACAGGGTGTGTTTTACCAAGTACAACAACCAATTTGGTAAATTGGCTAGCGGAAGGAGGACAGCCTGTGCACAGCGCACTCCACTGTAAAACACCGAATCAGTAATAAATCTAACAGAACTCTTACCAtgtttactcgaatgtaacgagagttttttttccagatttttgctacctgaagtcgaccctcgcgttacaatagAATACTGAACTTCTATATTTTTCTTCTTGGATGCAATGAAAAGTCATCCTTCGCGTTACAATTGTGCTCGCGTTACAaccgagtaaatacggtacatttcTTCATCCTTATTGAAAGTAGGTGACTGATGTAATCAGTTGGACTTACTTTCATACATAAGATTTGTCTGGAAGCCTTTGTCATATCTGTACAGTAATCAATGGCAGAATACTAAATGCATTTTCCTTTTAAAGCTACGCTTTATCATATACTCCATAGTTGTATAGCAAAGTAAATTTTGTGAATACCAGCTAGTTTACCTTTACGTGCTGGCTTCAGTGCAAGATAGATGACAACACGGTACACTCTTCCAAACATTTTCTTTTTAAGTGCAATGTGTTGTCAGCTTTGTACCTATTTCCATTTTGTTGAGGCTGGCTTATGTAACTCATGTCAGCTTGCCCAAAAAAAGGCGTGTTTATTGACTTTGTTTCACTAAGGCATTGCACCCGGGCTAAATTTATGGAATAATTTGCTCTCATGCTTGAAATATGTAagcctcctggttagctcagttgtACAACTTTTCGAAACTGAAACATAGCTGTGACACCACTGCGTAGCAGTCATGTAATTCTGTGTGTATTTTCTTAATGGGAGAATGGTAGACATTACTTGTTTTGTTGTGGCATATTACCATGTAATTTAAAAGGGTCTATTATCCCCAAGACTGTTACGTTTCTAGATAACTTTGAAGCCTCCCATTTTGACCACTGCTTTAGGTTAACTTGGTTAATTCAAGCGTTTTGGCAGGTTCAGTCTTTCTCAACGCAATATAATTACGTTTTTCACAGTACGCTATTTTAGGAATTTTCAGCTTGCCTACTCGCTTACTTTTCaatgctaccttttttttttgttgtttcctgTTGTGCCGCTTCTGCATTCATATCTGATGGAGTTGGGAGCAGTATTGTATTGACTGCAGTGTTATTGGAAAATATTTTGTCATGTGCCTCATTTTTCTGCTGCTCTTTGTACAGCCAGTGCAAAGATGTACATGGAGAACTGGAACCAAGCAAACCAGGCCTTAGCAAACAAGACCACCGAGAATGCCGAGCTGTCTGTCAAGCTTTCCACACTCCAGAACCAGCTGGAAATTGAAACTAAGTGCAGAGAGGAGGTTAGTGTCAGTTGTGAAGTTTGGAGAACTGATCTTTTGCTTTGGCACTGTAGAACATCAACAGAAGACCTGTCATTGAGTTCTCACTCAGGTGGTGCTTtctggaaaaaaaagggggggggggcattatgTATAGTAGCTTGTCACTGTTGGCATTACTGGAAAAACCATTGTGTTAGTTGCCTAGATGCGGCAACACTGATGGTTAGATGACAGTACAGAAATTTAAAAGTATTTGACTGTATTTGATGACAACAATAGGCAACCAAGACATCATGCAGCTTATCTACATTATGCATGTATCTGAACTGCCTTGAGAGCATCGTGCAAATTTTCAAATTTGCAGCCACTACACTTGTCACAAATTGTTCCGAGTTTGTCCTCTGCTTTCTCAATGTGTTGGCAATATTTCTCATCAGTGCACCCTGTGCGCCGGCTTTCACACAGAGAACTGTTTTCACACTGGCACTGTTGAAATGGCTTAAAATAATCGCCACTCAGCATGTGTGGATTTTGGTGCTGAAAGTGTAGTATATAATCTTGGTACTCAAAATTAGGTCACTTATATAGGGTCAGGTGATTCGTGCTAATGCCTCATTTACGCTTGTATTTCTCAATATGGACATGAGGATTAAAAAGGCACAACAGTGAAATGAGAGATTGGACCAATGATTACTTATTTGCCAATGTGGTTCTGTAAATGCACATTTTACATAGTCTTGCAATATTATCAACTTTATGCTTGGATTAATGTTAGTACTTTGACAGTGGCAGTACAGTTGTGGCACGGGATCATTCCTGACCATGATGGTTACTTTTTGATGGAATTTAGATGAAAATACACATGCATAGTTAGAACTAGGCACACATTAAGGAATCTTGGATAGTCAGAACTAACCAAAAGTCTtagttgaatgaatgaatgaatcagttTAATGTGAGAGTGAAAGTGCTGAAAACAAATTAAGGCATGTCAAAGCAAGCCATTCATTTCAGCTGTCATTGGAACGATAAAATAATCAGAAGTAGTACTGACATTTGTGTCAAACTTTTGAGATGTGCTTGTAGTGTTAAGGAAATgttttcattttaatttttgctGTTGATGTTTAAAGCAGCTTTTTGTTGATGCATTCATTTGCAGCACATCGAGAAGATGAAAGTGGCGGAGGCCACCATCAAAATGCTGCAAGAGCAGGTTTCAGAGTTGAGCAGCTCAGATGCCCTCGTGCACCTTAAGAGAGACTATGATAACTTGTTGCAAACACGGAAGCAGAAACACCAGGACGAAGTGTACAACTTGAACGAGAAAATTGACGAACTGAGCCGAAGCTTGGCCGCAAAAGTGAGCTTTCTTTCCCTATCTCTTTTTTGACGCCTTCTTGTAGACTGTGATGAATGCTTCTAGGTTCATATTCTGCATTTACTTGCGACTTTGGCTGCAGTGCTTTATCTATCATTATTAACACCAGCTTATTTCAACCCCACTACCAAGAATTTGGCCTTTCCCAGAACACTCTTAATAACGCTTGTCCTTATCCATTAAACCCTTTTGTTGGCCCTCACATTTTCTCATTTCGTCACTTTTGCTGGGTATTTaaacagtatagaccgcttataacgtaagtcgccggagtcgcgaatatccgcactataagcggtaccgcactataaccaaaacaaccttcttcaaaggctgcacttgcgcaaaacgtgttgagcatgtagcctcgcgtgtccgataaccgacatatgcgatttggggcgcttacaaccacttaaatctccgaatgttcaaaaattagccgccaaagacccgcattgccaacgaaatgaacacgcggggaaaaaagcaaacaaaacaaagtgccatcacggaaattcgccgactacgtttcaggccacctcgaggtatgcgcattacacagaaaccatgtcgaatcgcgaccgaaatttcacgtgctgagcgcggtaccgatcgttcgatttcacgggcgcgcacgcgatgtccaagacattgcaatcgaatccggaaccaccattcgagagttgcttgtgccaaccatgccctcgttttcattaacgatatgattcccttcccttcaagtgcagccatcgcaaaaagcttcgttgattccgcaccaaaccgcaacttttatcgcccgcgaccgctaccgaaaagcaaccaacgctgattaggcctagcctgcggttcagcatgttgtcgcgggaagtttgtccaagacaacatgaaggtcggacgtcgaaaagatcgcactcaagcactaacccaagaacagcgcgcgtgatacgaagtttgtgttcgcggccgggagatcaacggcgacaaaagcccgccaagctcgtttaagtccccgcactggcagaaaaggcgaaagctcgcgtcatgaagccgcaaaacttttcaatttgcggacgaggtagcaaacgcgatatctgtagcaagtgtgataacgacgacgcttttcccgacaggaaacttactttaaagcgcacttgatgaggacgcgatcgtacgttccacgcggaacgcgctgccggcaagcggccgcggagccttgccgccgccggtgcaaaggctacttcgtcgcctaggcaaccaccatccttccccactcggcgagcccgcacagcgctgccgcggtctttttcctcccttcgcccctcgttcgttcactgtgcgtgccctcgcccttcgtaatgacctcgtcgctccctccccagcggcgtgcctcctttgagaaccgcactcgctaccgcgtttgtcagaaatattttcccgcgaccgcattataaacggtatttcatcttgggggactgcacaataagcggtatgcgtatacatgcggttctatgggagggtaaacgggagtcgaaaaagaccgcattataaccggtcctgcactatatgcggtcacgttataagtggtctgcactgtattatGTTCTTCAGAGAGTCTAAAATAGCTTATTTTGACTTGGATATCACAGAGAGTGAACTCTGTGATGTCCCGAAACAGGCAGTGACATGCTTTGTATTGAAGTTCATCTcatcgaggtttaactgtacagttgaacctcgatatatcgaacggcacggcgatcgcgaaagagttcgatatatccagaattcgatataaaaaatcacgtaaaaaatgcgtcaagaacttgtggaaaacaaccaacgaaccaatcgtggtgcagtaaatactcacttgaagattcaaacaaagtatttattgtgttggcttaaaatactgaaaaaagagtagcctgctttttgttggcaatggcgtgtttgacgactgcgtcctcaacatagtccaggcgatccacaagtgaaaggccggtgccttcaatcgcgctgcagtggcggcgcgcaagggccaaagcggctacgacctcagctgatgtcgggagcggggcaccatcagcgcttgcgggatccacctcggcagcgtcttcattcggctgctcagcggtagctttgGCGACGATCTCTACgtccgttagctccgccgttgtaccagtggtgtcgtcacctccaacgaagtcttcgatgcacatgctttgcggctccgcaccaacaaagctctccagcttgctccacgtttcggcgagctcgctttcttcatctgcgcatgccaactcagcttcctcggattcttccactgatgcttcgtcagtgcgtccaccgaagcccgcatgccgaaagcagttggctatcgtcgactgcttgacgttttcccacgacgccttgagcatttggatggcgcccaaaagatcgatcttcagatcttggcccatccggagtcttacaagcaaaatgtcgatcagccgacgcttgtagatagacttaaatgtgcggataatgccctggtccaacggttggagcttcgaagtggtgttgggcggcagaaataccacttcgatgttgctcagctgggcatcggtgtggtgtgccgtgcagttatcgacgataaggcataccttccgtccctgacgcaccaggtccgaatcccacgccttcagcctggattgcttccagttttgctgcaaaagtcagggtcgtccgtttcttcgcgtctgcagccatcgctacacacaccacaacgcgcggcaggcctaacacacgagcacaacaacgaccgatgcgacggatgcctggcgatactatcaaggaggagctggtgcaacaagtgcagtgcgtcattgctgcaaggctgcggcgtgcgtagcgcgctacgttcaagtggcgcactcggcgccatcgatgtgtgcagcagtcgtaaacgcccaccgcgctaccgctattttcgagagttgcgggaaagctcgccgcctgtcaacggagcgcggcgggaaagctcgccgcctgtcaacggagcgcgggcggtttggggtggccgagttcgatatatccattatacgtcaaacttcgttcgaaataaaaaattaaaaatgcatgcgatttcccacatgatataggaaccgttcgatataggcaataattcgatatgtccgtgttcgatatatcgaggtttgactgtatgtgCTTACAGCCAGTGAAGTCACATTGTTGTTGCTCTTCATTACAGCCGTTGCTTTCTGAAGTTGTACCTCGCATCCGCCTGTAGTAGTGTCAGCAACCACATGTGTTCACTTATCATCTTCCTTACATATTTCCATCAGCACCACAGCACAATTCTAAAGCTCTCGTGTGACGTTCCGCTTTCTTTGCCTTGGTTACAAATCCTTGCATTGCTCATGGCTTCAGGGTGATGAACTGCGGATGTGCAAGGCTCGTTTTGAGGAGCGCGAGAGGCAGTTTGAAGCGAGGCTTTTGGAGAAAGCTGACACCATCAACCAGCTCACGCAATCGCTGAGCAGCAGCCAGAAGCAGTGCCAAGAGTTCTTGGAAAACCGTGAGTGTGATGGCAAGAGGAGGGCTTTTGTGCTTCCAGAGGCTTGGCT from Rhipicephalus sanguineus isolate Rsan-2018 unplaced genomic scaffold, BIME_Rsan_1.4 Seq5239, whole genome shotgun sequence harbors:
- the LOC119377633 gene encoding uncharacterized protein LOC119377633 — encoded protein: MEPGMSLLGAADELKFDIEHDEEDEASAEVRRKAEELQQAVANGFDDLEGLSDDDDEDLSDDQYFKPPGVIGYGATTSTPNQDGQNYARKPFSTPHYGVAAHQNVPGTHVPEFNTYSDNYTNGLDLGSPMQQGYGMGDGLNGGSNGMHQNPSAPLNGQQPTHSHGTALTNQSDDYVQLEVMYKARTREVERLKFELENVRESSRAEITSLQDKVTTLQASAKMYMENWNQANQALANKTTENAELSVKLSTLQNQLEIETKCREEHIEKMKVAEATIKMLQEQVSELSSSDALVHLKRDYDNLLQTRKQKHQDEVYNLNEKIDELSRSLAAKGDELRMCKARFEERERQFEARLLEKADTINQLTQSLSSSQKQCQEFLENRTPHESRQLLEQFQVLQEERGKERQRLKRLEEGVDDLYQLLVPKANMALCNPELSKSDDNLAARSLSKPSSEDPMWKVRLCCREVGHLRSEVLRARDGLSLADKELDALRRKLEMAE